The sequence ATGATTTCAGGAAAGATAAACATGATCCCTACTGGACCATGGGAAGAAGGGAATTTAAAGACCAAGGGCAGagagcaggattctgctgtcaAAGGCAGCCAGCTTCTACCTGTTCCCACATTCTGTTCTGGCTCATTCCTCAGACTCTGCTGTGCCTTGTACAGAGTTACAGCCTCTTGTTAGTCACCATCAACTCCCTGGGAAGAACGGCCTCCCATGTGGCCCCCCAGCCAGACCACAAAACTACCCACCAGGCTTGTTCTGGGTCTGCTGTGGGTTATTTCTCTCCCAACACCcaactcctggccaggctgcccaGTGTCCATGGGCTTTTAGACAATGAGAGGACCCACATTGCACATCCCCCAGAAACCTTTGAAGAATGAGGCCTCCAGGACACAGTAAGCAGGACTGTACATTGTGTAGCTCGGAGGGATCTCAGCAAGCGTATGTTAAGGTGAGGGGGCCGAGGTAGGGCTGGCACCATCTGGTCACTGCAGAGCCCAGGAGAGGTTCCAGGGACCCTGATTCCCATCCTGCCCCTTCCCTGACAAAATGCTGCCTCTTATTTAGCACTGGAAAGAGTCTGTGCCCTCCTGGACAGAGAGCAGGGCGTCCTCATGTTCTCTGAGTGCCCAGGCTGTTAAGTATTTGTCTTATAATACGAAGTTCTGCCTTGTGTTGTCTGAGAGGCGGGAGACGCCAACTCTGATAGGAAGATGCCTTTGGAGGATCCATGTACTGAAGAGGGTCACCTTCTCTCTGCTGTCCACAGCGGCGTTACCCACACCCTTCATCAGGAGCAACACCTCTGACCTCGTGGAGGGCCAGGGCTCCGTGGCCTTAACTTGTGAACCTGAGAATCACAACTCAACCTACCGGTGGTCGATGAACAATCAGAGGCTCCCAGACACTGCCAGGCTGCAGCTGTCCCTGGACAACAGGACTCTCACTATACACAGTGTCACAAGGAAGGACACAGGACCTTATGAATGTGAGACCCGGAACCCAGTGAGTGCCCGTCGCAGTGACCCCTTCATCCTGAAGTTTTTCTGTGAGTAACTTCTGTTCCTCGGTGGCACAGGCTGCTGCCCAAATCCATGCTGCCAGGGGCCAGGCCACACTGGTCCTCTCAGGTCCAAGTGCACAGACCCTCAAGCCCTGGACACCCAGGCTGCCTATGACTTCCTTCCCAGGCATATCCAGGCAGGCCCAGCCTTGCAGCCAAGATGAGGAGGGGGGTTGCTCCTGTCCTGAGACCCTTGGGGTCAGCCCCTGTGCTGGGAGAACCAGGTCAATGATCTCAGAACCAGACTCAGTGAGCATGGGGGCTTGTGGTGTGTTGACCTTTTAAGGATGAGGGTGGTGTGGGGCATGGTCGGAAGGACACTGAGGCCCTTACACAGACCAGGAACTTCCCCTTCACCTGATGACGTCACTCTGTGGACTTATTCTCTTTGCTCCAGATGGTCCCGACACCCCCACCATCTCCCCCCCTGGCTCCAGTTACCCTCCAGGGGCAAACCTCAGCCTCTCCTGCCTTGCGGCCTCTAACCCACCCACACAGTATTCTTGGCTTGTCAATGGGAGACCCCAGCAATACACACAAGAGCTGTTTATCCTCAACGTGTCTGTGCATGACAACGGACCCTACACCTGCCATGTCCACAACAACATCACTGGCCTCAATAGGACCACAGTCAGGAATATCATGGTCTCTGGTAAGTGGCCCCCTGGACCAGCAGCCCTGAGCCTGGTTTTCCAGAAAGATCCTGGATGAAGTTCTTTCCTAGACTGTGTTCAATAGAAACCTGCAAATCCCAAATTTTCCTTACTCTGGCTTCTCTTGTTTGTCAAGGCAGATCTTGGCTCCATTTGGAATGTGAGGAGGGGTTCTCTCAACCCAGAACCCCCATGTAGTGAAAGAGAAGCCATAGATGGGATGGGAAATGTTCCTCAAGGTCAGGTTGCATCCTAATGCCACTACcatgtcccttttttgttgtctCTGATTTTTCCTAACTTCGTGTCCCACAGTAAAATTCAAGCCTTGAAACAAGCTCACAATCTTGTTCCCCAGATGAGGGGTTGACCAAGCTCACTGAGGAGATGAGCAGGACAGAGCTCTGCCTCGCTGCTGTGCCCCCAGCCCTCCATGCCCTGACTGTCTGGCACAATCTATGCTTGGACTGGAAGGTGGGCAAATGACACATGTGCCTTTGTCCTAGGTCTCTCACGAGTGCAGTCAGTGGACACCTGAGCCTCATTTTGGTCAAGCAATGGGGAAATAGGAAGAAGTGAGCTCCAGTGCATCACCATCTGCATATAAAAATGTCACAGCTGTGTAACGCTGTGGACATTGGCCTCATATGATTCAGAAAAGAACACAGATCAGGATGTACAGACACATAGGTGGATACACCCATGACAGGCCTCTTAGGGGAAAGTAAGCACCCCAATGATATATAGTTCACAGACACTGGTATGAGGACCAGCCTTTCATTAATATGGAAACCACTTCTCTCTAGAGGTTCTCTTCACTGTGATGTTCAATCCACAGCCAGATTGTCTTCTTTGCATGGAGAAAAACTTTAGGTGGCATCTCTAGAGACCCAAAGACTGGTCTGGGCCTTCCTCATTCCCTAATTACTCATGACACCTTAGAAAGTGCCTTCCCTGCACGTGTAAAGCTCTCCTGGCCCCAGAGCTGGGCAGGGCTGGAGAGATGCCTTTCCCAGCATTCACAGAACTGTAGGCAAGGACAGGGGCCTGGTCTTCATAAATCACAGAACTCTAGAGAGATCAAACCCCATGGGAGGCTAATTCTACCTGCAGAGGAGGTTGGTGCCCCCGTGGCTGAGAAGAAGTTCCCAGGGCTGATTCCCCAGAGATGCCAGGTGACCTGTCAGGGGAGCtgcctctctttcttgtcttggGAGGGGCAGCCCTCACCTACCCAGGTCATGTGAACAGAGACACGTGATCATCTGCAGGTCAGATCTGTGCTCTGGTCACCTCAAGAGCTCACTGGGGACCTGGAAGCTGGCTGAGGGCTCTGAGTAGGAGAGAGCCCCCAGGCCCATTCCCTCGGTCAGTCTCAGCCTCCAGGGCAGGCCTTCCATCAACCAGCAAGACCGTCACAGAAGGCAGGGGCTCTGGGGTCCTGGCCTCCCTCACAGCCTCCACCCTGTGGCTTGTCAATGGGCAGAGCCTGCAGCTCAGGGACAGGGTGAAGCCCTCCCAGGAAACTGCACCCTCTGCATAGACCCCATGAGGGTGGAGGGTTCGGCGATTGTCAGCGTACAGGTGCCAATGTGTTCCCTTCCATTGAGAGTCACCCACTCAGGCTGAGCGAGGACAGTGAGTGTCCTCTCCTCCCGTCCCCGAGCTATTATTACTCTTGAAATCACACTTGTCTTACCTGCAACAGTTGTTATGATGCACTGGCTTTGTAGTTTGTTTGTGAATGGCCAATCGATTTCAGGTGGGAAGGCCTGGGAAGTCTTGTGTTGAGTCCACAGGTGCTAAAACCTTCACTGTCATTGTCATTACTGTAGGGCCACAGCCACCTTCAGCTCCAGATCCCACCCTGTGGGTCCCAGCTGCATTATCTCTGCCATGGAACCAAAACCTTCTCTCCCACAAGGGTGGTTGTGTCCTGTGCAGGAAGTGGGAGCACTGCGCTCTGCACCTGGAGCACGATCCACTCCCAGGAACCACAGCTCCCTCCCCCGGTGGGTGGGCATGGGGTGCAGTGGTACCAGATTAGATGGAGGACACCTGTGTGGTGATGGAGGCACAGCTGCTCATAGTGTACCCCTCCCTGTGCTCCTGCCCCAAGAGGGCTGTTGGCGAGTTTGGAGAGACGAGATTCAAGCCTAGACCCTGGATGAGGGAGATCCGCTGAGGGTTAGGGATGACCTGGAAGGGGGTTCCTGTCCCTACCACAGATGTCACCCACTCAGCACACCTCGGGTTTCTCTGTGCAGGACCTTTTGGGGA is a genomic window of Dasypus novemcinctus isolate mDasNov1 chromosome 18, mDasNov1.1.hap2, whole genome shotgun sequence containing:
- the LOC101436938 gene encoding cell adhesion molecule CEACAM1-like, encoding MNNQRLPDTARLQLSLDNRTLTIHSVTRKDTGPYECETRNPVSARRSDPFILKFFYGPDTPTISPPGSSYPPGANLSLSCLAASNPPTQYSWLVNGRPQQYTQELFILNVSVHDNGPYTCHVHNNITGLNRTTVRNIMVSGKWPPGPAALSLVFQKDPG